The Megachile rotundata isolate GNS110a chromosome 6, iyMegRotu1, whole genome shotgun sequence nucleotide sequence TGATACTCTCTTGCTTTCTTCTTTTCTCGCTGCGCGTCTCTGCTTTCGCTCCTTTTCCCGCGCTTTTTTCTAACCTTTTCCCACACGTAtgtgtataattattaataattttgatgtaACACATATATGCAgttgtacatataataaatatgtgtGAAACAGCAAAACATGTGTGTTCATAGCACCCTTATTTATTGCGTTGACTACAGTGGAAACTGACGTATGTAGTCAGACATAGTTTGCTGAAAATTATTAAGCATTCTTCCACCTTCAAGAGCACTCAATAACTTTATTTTTTTGAAAGATGACGAACATTGCACGTTGCATTCCTTCATAAAGCTGTTGCTATCCCTTCATAAAGCTCCTCTTTATCCACGTTACAAAATTAAACAAGAACGAGTGTAATAATAAACATTCTGTTATATACAGAGTGACTCATTTtaatctaacaataagtacATTACAGTTGAATTAACCCTTGCCCGGGAGATTCAGGGTCCGGACCCAACTGTTACCACCATTGTGATGAATCATTTATCAGCAATAAAACAACCGTCTGTTTCATTCAGATTACTGGAAACCAAACTCCACCCGGCTCCCCACCATTCTTCGTCTCCACATAACGACAAAGTCTGCGTCGGAGGAATACGTTTTGAAATCAGTGTTGAACGCAGCAGTGAGTAGGCAATTTGTGTTGTTAACTGTCAGAATAAGGTTTTGTGGGAAATGAGATGCGAAAGGTTTACTTTCAGCAAAAAAGGGGACAGTGGAAGATGTACTCGAAGAAGAGGTTTTATTTGTCACGCGACGATCACGTGCCGGGCAGAAGAGCAATGTGGCGAGAAGCATTCTTGACTTGGCAAGGAAAACTGTGAGGGGATTTGGGCCCAAAGATCTTAGATAATAGTAGATAATGGATAATCTACTTTGGGTAATGGTCCTAAGATAATTGTCCTTGATGATCTACGTTGGGCAGTACGTGGACAAGGATGATGTCACATTCAAGAACAGACCATATTGATACACCAATTTGGTCCCAAACCATTGCTAATGAGGGTCCACGAAGGTCCCTAACAAGAACGGTGATGTACAACtgtgattataaaatattaaatatgtatgaaCATCATGggttaaatttatcaatttaagaGGCTACTGTCTTTGAGGAGTTTCAAAACAATGAAAGAAAGTATAACGAAATTATTGAATGACAAAAATACACGTTATGGTGTACGATGTTACTAAACTGGAAGATTATAGAGATAATGAATTTCATGCCCTTTTTGGCTTATGTGAAAATACATAGCTTCTATGGATAAAAGAAGAAGTGTAACGCTTAAGTCAGCCATTGGGAAAGTGTGAGAGTGCTTCCATCTAATGATTAAGGAAGAATTAACGGGTATCACGTGTATAAGAGCAAATTTTGGTGAAAGAAGGTGAAGAAAAAACTTTGATAAGGTTGTATAAACATTGAGGGGAGCTTTAGAAATACGgtagtctcgttatatggccgcaGGGGCTGAAGGTAGGAGGAGGAGGAAGTTGTTGATCTCAAGAAAGTGCCTGACAATGTTCAATGATGGAGGCGACTGGAATTACTATTACTGCGGGTAATTATTCAGTTTAACTTACTTGTACAACAAGGTGTATATAACCATTCAGATCTATGATGACAAAATGGTGGATTACTAAAATCCAAAAATGTTTGTTTTTGGCCCACTTCAAAACTTAGTAGGGACTCTCTTAAGTCTTTTTATTAGTTTGAGTACCTTTTCTTTTGTGTTTAAATTCTGTTAGAGGTTAAAGAAGAATTGTTTATGTACTGCAAACATTGTCACATAAGTTATTGAACTTAGGTTAGGTCACTACATATGACTTGTTCAGGATGTTATTATTCCCAGGATTGTTATATTGCTGAAACATAAAATGATATCTTAATAAGCATTACTTGAAGTATACATTTCTGTGAAGTTTTGAATTTGtttgaattttaggatttcttATACAAACACTTCCTCTGTTCAGTTTAGTCCACTTGCAAATAGTTCGTTTATATAATTTAGTGCTCTTATATAAATAGTTTATACACttcattttcttctttagaagTAGTTTAGATCATTGGTTCACTTatatgaatttgataattttccaaactttcttCCTGAACAGATTCTGTGAAGCACCCTGTAGAGTTTCTGAAAAGATACAAAGTTTTGTATTATCTCATCGATGATCTATTGAAGTTTATTTAAGACATAAAACATGATTGTTTGAGCctcgcaaaaatataaaatggcggccatattgtgcaaataattACACactatcaaatttgaaatattatcaattatgttaataattgttaatagtGTTATGTgcctttaattatatttaaatatttcacttaCTCAGATCAGACGTTCTTTTACcagtgaatttataaaataatttgaaattgcgTAGACGAAGCTTCGTTCTGTTATAATCTCAGTTTCTCTACACTTGTCCTCTTTCTAATTCGATAAAAGCATCCTAAGTTTGTATAGTGGAAAAATCCGCACGATCTGGAATATCccgtaaaatgttaaaaaaaacacaatttttactgaaatttcatttcgtattGTAACACAGCTTACTGCTTCCGAAATTTTTCCTATGACCCATGACACAATGTTATCTTAAATCTGAACTTAATACATATTCCACTTGTTTATAGCGCAAATAACTCGTCCATCAAAgcataattacataattaattgcAGTGCACGTAGATTTTCTTAACGATTCGGTTGTAACCAGTTTCGACGGAATAATCGGTCTTCGCACTGAACTTTAACGTGTTTTTTTTTTGCAGTTATCTAAAACGCGTAGAGGAACAATATTCTGTCATGTTAAATGATAATcacatcattttttaaattgatttaaatacaattttgaagCTAGCTTTTTCTAAATCTAATAAActagtttcttatttttataaatatacagttaaatattaaaatatttcacaatgTTTGagacataaatatttcaattttaaatattctattttgaTTTCATCAGTGTTTAATTAAAGTattgatgaaaattaattaagtatCTCAAGATTAATTAAGAGTTAATTGTATCTCTTAAGAGATaccgtaataaataatttattttgagaaaCACAAAAATGGGAGggtagaaattaaaatgtaataaaagatGAAGATAAATTCTTTCTTTTGTTGACactgattaaaaaattgaatcacaataaaaaaaaatattttcacaagttTTTAATACTCTTTACAGTTAGctctaaaaaaattaattttaatacacatTGCACTTACTcaaaaaaatatacaagaaatattaaatattttaaaaataacacagattctaaaattataaaaattttaactctCACACTGTTTCCAAAGAAGTATGTTAACCCAGAAAATAATatagtacagtagtaattgAGTTATAAATTAGTTACGTATAATTATCACTGAACCTTAAGCTACAAATTGACATACATACCCCAAGCGTTGTTATGCGATACTTAACCGAATCATGTAACACTTTCTACATTTCGTAACATGacatttgatatgcaacaacctaGTACCGATAAGTGGCTCTCTTCTTCCTTTAACCGGATTTAACtgacttaaaataaaaaaactgaGAGATAACAGCACGCCTCTTGACCCCATGTCAATAAAGAACTAATTAGATCCGCAAATTTCAAAGGCATTGTTCAAGTAAAATTTGTAAGACAgcacattcaaattttttaacattttttttattgttctaTGATCTATTGTagattgtacatttatttttattgaaatatgtgTAAATAGTTGCTTGAAATACGAGGGACTtgacttatttttatttatgtgatattgaagaaagttttgaaataaagttattggaattttagaatttaaatttttagaatttttagaatttacgaAGTGGgagttgaaatatttattgtattttgtggTTACTTGTTATGTTAATTTGTTACACTTTAACGAGAGATAAGTCTACTAAAAGTTGAtagaaatattgtttaaaaattgaatatatttggaattgtagaaatGTAGTATAATGTTTTGTACTCAAATTTTGTTTTGTGATAAGTTATCAAATGTGAATTATTCATGTGTGGAAGGTCTACATGTGTAgagttcaaactttcaaactttcaagtttttagatatacaaatttacaaatttacaaatttacaaatttacaaacttacaaatattCAACTCCACAATTCAAAAAcatcaattttcttaatttctaaatttagaaactcaacAATTTGTAAGTCCATTGAAATCTTTGCTGACAATCACAAATTAGGATTACAATCACTCACCTTTTTCAAGCTTCTCAAAAGAAAAGGAAACAAACTCCTCTTgaacaaatacacacaaaaattATCCATTACAATTGAAAGATGAAGCATAAAACATAAAAACGAGCAACAATTATAACcttcttaatatttaatttgtaataactATCAAAGATGTGAGTACTCCGAAGAAATGATTGGTATCTCACATTTGTGCCCCAACTCATTCGTACCTTCTCCCCTACTGTCGGTATCCGTGAAAATGTCGTCAATTACGCACACCAACACTCATACAGATTAGCACTAATACAATTATGAAGTCGTGTTTGTAAAAAGGTCATACACTCAGATAATGCTTATTTTGACGAATAAAGTGTTTGCCTGAATTTAAGAAACTTTTTTCGACGACTTTCTTCTTTGAGCGCCCATTTTGTATTATACTCGTAAGTGAACTTAACCTAAAATATACCATTTTTCTTGTTAAGAGTAATCTATCCTTGAAAGCTTATTTTCTATTGtactttaattttgtatttcaccaaaaaaaaaagaaaaaaaaaatgcgaAGGAAAGATGACAAAAGGggagacaaaaattaatttataaatagtttgaatttataatatcacaagcttttgtaattttggggAAAGTtcgaaacttagaaacttagtatttgtttttctaattttagatattttcaaaCTGAGATGTCATATAATAAAATGGGGTGAGttataatgtaaaaatataaagaagaaCTTTCCGCCACACACCAGATTAGCTATCGGCAAaggttttttctttttctatacaaaCTTAGTCGCCTAGAAAACAAGTTAACTGaagcaaacaaaatttcaagCGGATCAAAGATCAATAAAGGGATATCTATTTCATGCAAAATATTAACATTATGTAGAAATTATTTTCTGCTTCTTACAAAATGTCTATTTTGACGTAAATAAGTGTTTATTCAAAATGTTTACTTATGTGTTGCATAATTAGAAACGAACAAACTGACTAAACAAGATCTGAGAAATGAATACAAATTAACTTTCACGAAAAgatcagaaattttagaaattaaaaattgcactaataataataatacactaaaaaatttgtttaataataataataaataaataatattatttaacatcaacgtcaaaataaaatataaatttctattacaatattttagctACAGTATATttgaaaacaataaattaatttttcaaaaaataaaacgtttcgttttgttaaaaattttcatacgcaatttgtacatttttgatGAAATCGAGTAGcgcaaaaaataattaaaaatacaatttgtaaacGATAAAACCGGATTCGCACAGGACATTCTATCGTTGATAGTCTATCAGGAAAGAATTCGCGCGTTGGAGTAAAAACGATAAGTTTCATTTAAGAGCTAAAAGTTAGTATCTTGCCGAAGACTTTTCAGTTTATTTACAAAAGCCTCGTCTCGTGTTGTAAGAATTGCACAATTTCTTTCTGTTAAAATGTCCGCGGTGACCCATGACACTCCGTTATCTTTCGGCTCAGATTTAATATTCGACATCAGCTGAGCTCTACCTTAGTCAACAAGATCGTTCAATTGCAGAAAGTCCGCCGGTTCGCCGACGTACAAGAATTGAACGTTCCAACAAATGCGGTGAATCTGCCGACGGATTTTCTAGAATTCTATAAACTTTTGGAAGCCTTGTTGCGAAGGTAAGGCGTCATCCGCAGTTAGCAACGACCTGTTTCAACGTATCGATAGAATCCCtcgtcagaaatttagaaaaaattcattttcttcgTCCAGCACGACGTTAACGTGGAACGTTACAATTCCAGCCAAAAGAGAAAACCAAGTTTGCTTTCAAAAACTATTcaaagaaatttcattttcgtaACCGTTCGAATCGAAACTCTGTATCTTTCTGAACAACTACTTTCGTGAACATTTCTCGAAAGCAATTTCTGAAACATTCTAATATTTCCCGCGTTGGAAGTTTCAAGAGCTTATAATCATTCGCCGCAAACTTCTAGAATTCAgtcaaattaataattagtatttattgaaaatttgtttagaCAACCAGCAACATGATTGACTACTTCCAAATTCTGTGTGGACTGCTTGTGCTGGTACTCTCTTTCTATTACTACTACACTGCAACCTTTGATTTTTGGAAAAATCGCAATGTTCGCGGTCCGAAACCCGTGGTCTTCTTCGGCAACTTGAAGGAGACCGCTTTTAAGAAGGTATCGATGACCGAACACGTGAAGAACATGTACGATCAATTCAAGCATGAGCCTGTGTTCGGGATATTTCAAGGAAAAACGCCTACCATTGTGGTTACTGATCTGGAGCTGATCAAGAACGTACTCATCAGGGACTTCTCGCAGTTTTCACAACGAGGATTGGGATACTCCAGAAGggtattgcaattttttatatttatttgctggtgtaggtatttggggatttgtggatttggagatttaaagttttgggagtttggagatttgggaattttgggggttggagacttgggagtttgggactttgggagagtgggaatttgggagtgtgggcggttgggagtttgggactttgagagagtgggaatttgggagtgtgggaatttgggagcttggaaatttgggagtttgggactttgagagagtgggaatttgggagtgtaggaatttgggagtgtgggaatttgggagtttgggactttgggagagtgggaatttgggagtgtgggaatttgggagtgtgggaatttgggagtgtgggaatttgggagtgtgggaatttgggagtgtgggactttgggagtgtgggaatttgggagtgtgggactttgagagagtgggaatttgggagcttggaagtttgggagtttgggactttgagagagtgggaatttgggagtgtggaaatttgggagtgtgggaatttgggagcttggaagttcgggagtttgggactttgagagtgtgggaatttgggagcttggaagttcgggagtttgggactttgagagagtggaaatttaggagtatgagaggttggaagtttggaactttgggagagtgggaatttgatagtttgggaccacaaaagtttgcaagtttaaaaattaaaaaattcataaacgtcctcataatcataattaatcttcccaaaattaaaaatatcacaaTTACTCTATTCCCTCCAAATAAgcatatattaaatttcaaaatatatcaaCAGGTAGAACCACTAGAGGAGCACCTCTTCTTCCTGGACACTCCAAGATGGCGTCCTCTCCGGCCGAAGTTCTCCACAATCTTCAGCTCCGGCAACCTAAAGGAAATGTTCAACCTCATCTTAAAATGTTCAAACGACCTAGAAAAGTACATGGATAAAGTGATAGGTAATGGTGGCCTCGTAGAATGTCGCGAACTGGCGGGCAAATATACAACAGACGTGATCGCCAACTGTATGTTCGGTCTGGACATAAGTACTCTACCGAACGAGGACAGCGAATTCCGTGAGATGGGCAGAAGAGTATTCAAACCTTCTAAGACAATGGTCGTTAGAGATACCCTTAAACAGTTTGTACCTGGTTTGTACAACTGGATTGGCCATGCAGTGCAGCCTGAAGGAGTGATTAATTTCTTCACACGAGCTATGTTAGATACAATTAAGTATAGAGAGGAAAAGAAGATATTTAGGCCGGACTGTATAAACGTGCTTATGGACATTCATCAAAATCCTGAAAAAGCAGGAAGTTTTAGTAAGTAGTTGTAGGGTGATTAaagtatttgagtatttgaatttGAGAGTATAGGATATTTATAGGATTTTgagtaacaaattttatttcgttctgTAGAACCGACGGAACAATTGCTTGCCACTCAAGGATTCGTCTTCTTTTTGGCTGGATTCGAAAACACTTCGTTGACAATATCGCATGCGCTCTACGAGTTGGCTCAGAATCATGAAATTCAGGATAAATTGAGGGCTGAAATTCAGGAGGATTATGCTGAGAACGGCGAGACTTTGACCTATGATCGAATTAGAGATCTTAAGTACTTGGATATGGTGTTCAAAGGTATGTATGATGCAAGGGTTAAATGCATTTACATCATGCTACAGTCCATGTTTGTT carries:
- the LOC100877063 gene encoding cytochrome P450 6B1; this encodes MIDYFQILCGLLVLVLSFYYYYTATFDFWKNRNVRGPKPVVFFGNLKETAFKKVSMTEHVKNMYDQFKHEPVFGIFQGKTPTIVVTDLELIKNVLIRDFSQFSQRGLGYSRRVEPLEEHLFFLDTPRWRPLRPKFSTIFSSGNLKEMFNLILKCSNDLEKYMDKVIGNGGLVECRELAGKYTTDVIANCMFGLDISTLPNEDSEFREMGRRVFKPSKTMVVRDTLKQFVPGLYNWIGHAVQPEGVINFFTRAMLDTIKYREEKKIFRPDCINVLMDIHQNPEKAGSFKPTEQLLATQGFVFFLAGFENTSLTISHALYELAQNHEIQDKLRAEIQEDYAENGETLTYDRIRDLKYLDMVFKETLRKYPVLTTLFRENIEDYTFKGTDVTIPKGTKVWIPVYAIQNDENHYPNPEKFDPERFTKEAEAARHPMSYLPFGDGPRNCIGARFSQNQVKLGILTVIRKYKVDVCQQTTVPYQHEKRSLMLMLKGGVNLKLSKVDY